The window CCGATCTTGACATCTTTCTCGCCCGCTGCTTGCTTCGCGAGTCTCAACGCTTCTTCGATTCCGCCGGTGGTAAAGTAGAAGGTCGTTCCTCCCTCCATCACCAGAGGCTCCCGCTCGTAGTGGGTTAGAACGAAGGTTGGCGTATGATAAGGCGGGTTATCGCCCCACCAGCCCTTCCATGAGCGATCCAGCCACGGGCCGCGCACGGGACCGAACATATTGCGACCGAGGATGAAAGCGCCGAAGTTCTCCATTGCTCTTCGCGCAAACTGATCGTCGGTATCGACAGCTCCACCTTCTTGCCCATGCATCGCGCGGAATGTCTTTGTCCGAAAGAACCACTGAAAGATCTCGGTCCCCCGCTTGCCGAGAGGATCACTCAGGCTCTGCTCAATCCCAGCGCCGAAACCATCCAACGAAACACTAAATCCTGCAACACGAACCTTTGGCATCTGTATTCCTTCCTCCTGGATTTCTGTGCAAACTCTTTCTTGCGTTGGCCGGACGCCGCAGCTAAATCAGCTTCCCTCCCCCGGCCACGGTCCTGATCACTCTTCTGCCCGTCCTCAGCGTGCGGTTTCGTTTCGCCGTCGCTGCTCGCTCTCCTGCATCATCTGGTTTAGATCGGCTGCCGGCCGTATCTCCCACGGCCCATACCTCAGGCCCGGATGCTGCGAGATCAGCTGAATGGCATGGTTCATATCCCGCGCCTCCAGAACGAGAATGCCGCCAAGTTGCTCCTTGGTTTCCGCGTAGGGTCCGTCGGTAGTTGCGACTTTGCCGTTCTTCCAGTACAGGGTCAACGCGGTTTCCGGGGGTTGAAGAGCCATTCCGGAAGCAAAATGCCCATTGGCGCGCAAATGGGCGTCGTATTCAAAACACTCATCGAGCATCGCGTGCTGCTGGTCCTCAGTCATGCCCTGGAATTTCCCCGGCTCGATGTATCCCAAACAGATATATTTCATCGTACGTCTCCTATTGTTGGCGGCCAGCAGTACAACCTTGTGTGCTGGATCGTTCCCCCTATAGTCGTCGAGCGTGGGAAAGATCGACAGCAGGGCCGATTTTTATTTCAATTCCCGCAGCCGTCCCGCGAGAAAACGGCGTTCTGGCTCTTGTCGGACAAGGGCCAGCGCCTTCTCATACGAAGCGCGCGCCTCGGGAATTCGCCCCAGCCTGCGACACAAATCCGCACGGGCAGAGTGTGCGAGGTGATAGTTGGCGAGTTCCTCGCGTTCCAGCAAGTCATCGATGAGACGAAGACCCAGTTCCGGCCCCTCGGACATTGCGACGGCAACTGCACGGTTGAGTTCGACGACCGGAGAAGGTTGAATATGAACCAGCCGGTCGTAGAGCAGCCGGACTTGGCGCCAATCCGTCGATGCTGCCGAGGGAGACTCGGCGTGGACTGCGGCAATGGCGGCTTGAAGGGTGTACGCACCGAAACGCCTCGACGCAAGAGCGCGCTCGGTGAGAGAGATGCCTTCAGCGATCTGGTCCTTGTTCCAAACGGAGCGATCCTGCTGATCCAGCAGGATCAACTCGCCTTCCGGGGAACTCCGGGCCGCACGGCGCGACTCCTGCAACAGCATAAGCCCCAACAAACCCATCACCTCCGGTTCCGGAAGAAGGTCGAGGATCAGTCTGCCCAGACGGATTGCCTCGCGGCTCAGCGCGCCGTGTGTCGATTGCGCCGAATACCCCTCGTTGAAGATCAGATAAACGACCAGAAGTACGGCTCCCAACCTTGCCGGTAATTCTTGCGATACAGGCACCTGGTAAGGAATAGCCTTATCGCGGATGACGGCCTTCGCGCGCACGATGCGCTGCGCGAGCGTCGCCGGATTAACGAGAAATGCTCGAGCAACCTCCTCTGTTGTCAGGCCGCACACTTCACGCAGAGTAAGAGCAACTTGTCCTTCCGGCGCCAGAGCGGGATGGCAGCAGGTGAAGATGAGACGGAGGCGGTCGTCCTCGATCTCCTCTTCCTGGGGTCCATCGTTGATGCGCGCCTCTAGGTTGAGCGCGAGGTCCGTTTGTGCGGCGTCGAAGCGCGCCCTCCGGCGCATCCCGTCAATGGCCTTGAAGCGTGCGGTTGAAATGAGCCAGGGGCGCGGGTTGTCTGGTATACCGGCCTTACGCCAGGCGTCCAAAGCAGTAGCAAAGGCCTCGTGCATGGCCTCTTCAGCGAGATCGAAATCGCCAAGGAGGCGCACCAGCGTAGCCAGAATCCGGCCCGATTCAGACTGGTAAAGCGTCTCTATGGTTCTGCTCAAATGTTCGGGTACATTCGACGGCATGCAAGCCACACTAGCAAACGTGCTGTCTCGGCACAACCAGTCTCGACTTCACAGTTGTGATCACGACTTGAGAGACTAGCTGTGCTAACAGTCCAATGGGTTCATTGAAGGCATCTTGCGCCCGGACAACAGGATAAATCCTCGTAAACGCCAATGCGGGCACGGCGAGATTTGACGCCCGCGTTCAGAACCGTATCAAAAAAAGAGACCGCCACCTTGCATGGAGGTCTCTTGGCATAATACGGGGCTTATCGCGCCACATCGCTTTTGATGGATGTGAGAACAGCGTCACAGGTCAGTTCGTCAATTACCCGCATAACTTCCTGCCCCGTATCAAACTTCGCAAATTCAATAGCCAATTGCGCCG is drawn from Acidicapsa acidisoli and contains these coding sequences:
- a CDS encoding dihydrofolate reductase family protein, which translates into the protein MPKVRVAGFSVSLDGFGAGIEQSLSDPLGKRGTEIFQWFFRTKTFRAMHGQEGGAVDTDDQFARRAMENFGAFILGRNMFGPVRGPWLDRSWKGWWGDNPPYHTPTFVLTHYEREPLVMEGGTTFYFTTGGIEEALRLAKQAAGEKDVKIGGGVSTVRQYLRAGLIDSLQFAFSPVVLGQGEALFADLDLPALGFSVTEHSPTEYATHIVLEKV
- a CDS encoding YciI family protein produces the protein MKYICLGYIEPGKFQGMTEDQQHAMLDECFEYDAHLRANGHFASGMALQPPETALTLYWKNGKVATTDGPYAETKEQLGGILVLEARDMNHAIQLISQHPGLRYGPWEIRPAADLNQMMQESEQRRRNETAR
- a CDS encoding RNA polymerase sigma factor; this translates as MSRTIETLYQSESGRILATLVRLLGDFDLAEEAMHEAFATALDAWRKAGIPDNPRPWLISTARFKAIDGMRRRARFDAAQTDLALNLEARINDGPQEEEIEDDRLRLIFTCCHPALAPEGQVALTLREVCGLTTEEVARAFLVNPATLAQRIVRAKAVIRDKAIPYQVPVSQELPARLGAVLLVVYLIFNEGYSAQSTHGALSREAIRLGRLILDLLPEPEVMGLLGLMLLQESRRAARSSPEGELILLDQQDRSVWNKDQIAEGISLTERALASRRFGAYTLQAAIAAVHAESPSAASTDWRQVRLLYDRLVHIQPSPVVELNRAVAVAMSEGPELGLRLIDDLLEREELANYHLAHSARADLCRRLGRIPEARASYEKALALVRQEPERRFLAGRLRELK